A genomic window from Yarrowia lipolytica chromosome 1D, complete sequence includes:
- a CDS encoding uncharacterized protein (Compare to YALI0D07216g, similar to B22 Bos taurus accessory protein of NADH- ubiquinone reductase (complex I)), whose product MSHPVPFSAANKKLVTSMYRQSLKLARNWISNRQLFRQKAVEIRHKFDQNAQISNPRLLARTLDETRAHLYEFRHPDPIVPPSFPGGTKYERNVPPRMEKIMQHNLYEP is encoded by the exons ATGTCCCACCCCGTGCCCTTCTCCGCGGCCAACAAGAAGTTGGTCACGTCCATGTACCGACAGTCGCTCAAGTTGGCCCGAAACTGGATTTCAAACCGACAGCTGTTTCGACAGAAGGCCGTCGAGATCCGACACAAGTTCGACCAGAATGCACAGATCTCCAACCCCCGGCTGTTGGCAAGAACTCTCGACGAGACCCGAGCACACCTCTACGAGTTCCGACACCCCGACCCCATCGtccctccttctttccCCGGAGGAACCAAATACGAGCGAAACGTGCCTCCTCGAATGGAGAAGA tcATGCAGCACAACCTCTACGAACCCTGA
- a CDS encoding uncharacterized protein (Compare to YALI0D07238g, similar to uniprot|Q9Y7J3 Schizosaccharomyces pombe Putative methyltransferase), producing the protein MDNEEFRVLLKTLDSFNSYGEDSKRHLVDPRVDIFHGRARNDIALTAKHKELLQELGYKDHLQKVTQAIDSNQAFFDLVLAYSAQHFIPSEDDKNGDAVSPIKDEHNSIKAYLEETLGKYAQGYHAMNMDRDKVRSILKQVAREWTAEGAYERQIINKPIFEWLEKLYPDKDARKDIRIVCPGCGLGRLPFDLCTELGFQAQGNEFSFHMLLVSNFIINIMQQPNCLAVHPFVNSFSNVKSRDIQIRPVIVPDLAASQLLSESDLFSMTSGSFEHVYPLDSYKANCVVTCFFIDTANNIFRYLETIADMLSAGEHWINIGPLLWHFEDDANNIELSVDELKLVIPKFGFEIVHWESIEGVPYSSDLERMGGYRYDVEFWVAKKV; encoded by the coding sequence ATGGACAACGAAGAATTCCGAGTCCTGCTCAAGACGCTGGACTCGTTCAACTCGTACGGAGAAGACTCCAAACGACACTTGGTGGACCCCCGGGTGGACATTTTCCACGGCCGAGCTCGCAACGACATTGCTCTGACTGCAAAACACAAAGAGCTGCTGCAAGAGCTGGGATACAAGGACCATTTGCAAAAGGTGACGCAGGCGATTGACTCGAATCAGGCCTTTTTCGATCTCGTTCTGGCCTACTCAGCCCAACATTTCATCCCCTCGGAAGACGACAAGAATGGAGATGCAGTCTCGCCCATCAAAGACGAACACAACTCGATAAAGGCATACCTAGAAGAGACGCTGGGCAAGTACGCGCAAGGGTACCATGCCATGAACATGGACAGAGACAAGGTGCGGTCGATTCTCAAACAGGTGGCCAGAGAATGGACGGCAGAAGGAGCATATGAACGGCAGATAATCAACAAACCGATATTCGAGTGGCTGGAAAAGCTGTACCCCGACAAGGATGCTCGCAAAGACATTCGGATCGTGTGTCCAGGTTGCGGACTAGGCCGGTTGCCGTTTGACCTGTGCACAGAGCTCGGATTCCAGGCCCAAGGAAACGAGTTTTCGTTCCACATGCTCCTTGTGTCGAAtttcatcatcaacatcatGCAGCAGCCCAACTGTCTGGCTGTGCATCCGTTTGtcaactccttctccaatGTCAAATCGCGTGACATCCAGATACGACCAGTGATTGTGCCCGATCTCGCTGCTTCTCAACTTTTGTCTGAAAGCGACTTGTTTTCCATGACCTCGGGTTCGTTTGAACACGTGTACCCTCTAGACTCATACAAGGCAAACTGTGTGGTCACTTGTTTCTTCATCGACACTGCCAACAACATCTTCCGGTATTTGGAGACGATTGCAGACATGCTCTCGGCTGGAGAACACTGGATCAATATAGGCCCTTTGCTGTGGCACTTTGAAGATGACGCTAACAACATTGAGTTGAGTGTCGACGAGTTGAAGCTGGTCATCCCCAAGTTCGGCTTCGAGATTGTTCATTGGGAAAGCATTGAGGGGGTTCCTTATTCTTCTGATCTTGAGAGAATGGGAGGTTACAGATACGACGTCGAGTTTTGGGTCGCCAAGAAGGTGTAA
- a CDS encoding uncharacterized protein (Compare to YALI0D07260g, no similarity): protein MGSLLEQLPPEVYASVLDNLSPRDVLRLRKSSRAILDMSEDYATAATRVVRCSIEPTHAACCTLAKLDKYREWDILDARKAPINSEDLLHAEKASVAYLALIIPGLLMPFVVRRESRRQLDRTDLQTLRIAYIQYRDVWKATGQRYIEYQEGGLSILKGSTVRQDETFKTVKIPPHPVPRMLEMNPHIPDYYHAQTVALRFNSELNSLGDLILLHSKTEHNTDENMLSHLFWQEHNSGKMFSMLTIVHVPELGSIIREAYFWNNKVFLFCENYFMEAEIVGAKGARLVVDKLAGTYHTDIAASQDHAVSPADTQVRYISEGKVLLGDYRVLDLDRQTVSHREPWVPRDKQGFYVDLPVRYGNERFAAG, encoded by the coding sequence ATGGGCAGCCTGCTGGAACAACTCCCTCCAGAGGTCTACGCCTCCGTCCTCGATAATCTCTCACCACGTGATGTACTACGGCTACGCAAATCCTCCCGCGCCATTCTCGACATGTCCGAAGACTATGCTACTGCCGCCACAAGAGTAGTTCGCTGCTCCATCGAACCAACTCATGCAGCCTGCTGTACcctggccaagctggacaagTACCGCGAGTGGGACATTCTGGACGCCCGCAAAGCCCCCATCAACAGTGAAGATCTTCTACACGCCGAAAAAGCCAGCGTGGCGTATCTGGCGCTCATTATCCCGGGTCTTCTGATGCCGTTTGTGGTGCGCAGAGAGAGCCGAAGACAGCTGGATCGAACGGACCTACAAACGCTCAGAATAGCCTACATTCAGTACCGAGACGTGTGGAAGGCCACGGGACAGAGATACATTGAATATCAGGAAGGAGGACTCAGCATCCTTAAGGGATCTACCGTGAGACAGGATGAAACGTTCAAAACGGTGAAGATACCACCCCATCCGGTCCCGAGAATGCTGGAAATGAATCCGCACATCCCAGACTACTACCATGCGCAGACTGTGGCTCTCAGGTTCAACTCAGAGCTCAATAGTCTCGGTGACCTGATTTTGTTGCATTCGAAAACAGAACATAACACAGACGAAAACATGCTGAGCCATCTGTTTTGGCAGGAACACAATTCCGGCAAAATGTTCTCCATGCTGACTATTGTGCACGTGCCTGAACTGGGCAGTATCATTCGAGAGGCCTACTTTTGGAACAATAAGGTGTTTTTGTTCTGCGAAAACTACTTCATGGAGGCGGAGATCGTGGGCGCCAAGGGTGCTCGGCTGGTGGTAGACAAGCTTGCTGGAACGTACCACACGGACATTGCGGCTTCTCAGGACCATGCCGTGTCTCCCGCTGATACGCAAGTGAGATACATTAGTGAAGGAAAAGTTCTTCTGGGAGACTATCGAGTGTTGGATCTAGATAGACAGACTGTGAGCCATAGAGAGCCATGGGTCCCGAGAGACAAGCAGGGATTTTACGTGGACTTGCCTGTTAGGTATGGCAATGAAAGATTTGCTGCTGGCTAA
- a CDS encoding uncharacterized protein (Compare to YALI0D07282g, similar to Saccharomyces cerevisiae FET5 (YFL041W); ancestral locus Anc_8.17, similar to uniprot|Q9P861 Arxula adeninivorans Ferro-O2- oxidoreductase precursor), giving the protein MKFQVVTAALALAGLCSAQLAPIGKNDKYYNFTATWVNANPDGVHERRVIGINDQWPIPTINVTKGDRVIVDLYNDLGTQNVSLHWHGLFMEGQNAQDGPVWITQCPQSPEDSSFAFRYNFTVEQAGTYWYHSHVGGQYPDGLRGVFIVNDPEDPYKDEYDEHIWFTVSDWYHEEIPDLLPDFLSVYNPTGAEPIPSNILFNDTLNTTIKVEPGKTYKLSIINIGAFVSQYVEIMNHTMEVIEIDGVYTEKSDPIDLLYITSAQRYSVLLKTKDDASTNFPIMTTIDGTMLDLTPEDLVLYQTNWLQYNDDPNDRPEGPENYYWHTDKEGDGADDEFEERRFDDMDLVPLDGMKLLPDPDMTITVNVTMNNLNNGINYAFFNELTWVAPKVPVLYTVMSSPDGMETDATIYGDNTHTYVLKHNDVIDIVLNNEDAGTHPFHMHGRVFQVPYRSEAYEDDDMTPFDPEDEDIKFAEVPMRRDTVYVKPNGNMVMRFRADNPGVWFFHCHIEWHMEQGLAFTLVEAPEELKKQYVPPNHFDACKIAEVPTVGNAAGNDTDFLNLSGQNLQEKDLPAGFTARGIVALVFSCIAAFLGMGAVAWYGASDIKNQEIRMIQEFEREAGEEVDGAESLQDVQDEPVHIPHPHLHHNNATN; this is encoded by the coding sequence ATGAAGTTCCAAGTGGTGACCGCCGCGCTCGCCTTGGCCGGCCTTTGCTCGGCCCAGCTCGCGCCCATTGGCAAGAACGACAAGTACTACAACTTCACCGCCACCTGGGTCAACGCCAACCCCGACGGCGTCCACGAGCGACGAGTCATTGGTATCAACGACCAGTGGCCCATCCCCACCATCAACGTGACCAAGGGCGACCGGGTCATTGTCGATCTGTACAACGACCTCGGCACCCAGAACGTGTCTCTGCATTGGCACGGTCTGTTCATGGAGGGCCAGAACGCCCAGGACGGCCCCGTGTGGATCACCCAGTGCCCCCAGTCCCCCGAAGACTCGTCTTTTGCTTTCCGATACAACTTCACCGTCGAGCAGGCCGGAACCTACTGGTACCACTCCCACGTCGGTGGTCAATACCCCGACGGTCTGCGTGGCGTCTTCATCGTCAACGACCCCGAGGACCCCTACAaggacgagtacgacgagCACATCTGGTTCACCGTCTCCGACTGGTACCACGAGGAGATTCCCGACCTGCTGCCCGATTTCCTGTCCGTCTACAACCCCACCGGAGCTGAGCCTATCCCCTCCAACATTCTCTTCAACGACACcctcaacaccaccatcaaggTGGAGCCCGGTAAGACCTACAAGCtgtccatcatcaacattgGCGCTTTCGTGTCCCAGTACGTGGAGATTATGAACCATACCATGGAGGTTATTGAGATTGACGGTGTTTACACCGAAAAGTCCGACCCCATTGACCTTCTTTACATCACCTCTGCCCAGCGATACTCGGTACtgctcaagaccaaggacgATGCTTCCACCAACTTCCCCATTATGACCACCATTGACGGAACCATGCTGGATCTGACCCCCGAGGATCTTGTTCTGTACCAGACCAACTGGCTGCAGTACAACGACGACCCCAACGACCGTCCCGAGGGTCCCGAGAACTACTACTGGCACACTGACAAGGAGGGAGATGGCGCTGATGACGAGTTCGAGGAGCGACGATTCGATGACATGGATCTTGTTCCCCTGGACGGCATGAAGCTGCTGCCCGACCCCGACATGACCATCACCGTCAACGTGACCATGaacaacctcaacaacgGTATCAACTACGCCTTCTTCAACGAGCTCACCTGGGTTGCTCCCAAGGTCCCCGTTCTGTACACCGTCATGTCTTCTCCCGACGGCATGGAGACTGACGCCACCATCTACGGAGACAACACCCACACCTACGTTCTCAAGCACAACGACGTTATCGACATTGTGCTCAACAACGAGGATGCCGGAACCCATCCCTTCCACATGCACGGACGAGTCTTCCAGGTTCCTTACCGATCTGAGGCCTACGAGGACGATGACATGACTCCCTTCGACCCCGAGGATGAAGACATCAAGTTTGCCGAGGTGCCCATGCGACGAGACACAGTCTACGTCAAGCCCAACGGAAACATGGTGATGCGATTCCGAGCTGACAACCCCGGTGTTTGGTTCTTCCATTGCCATATTGAATGGCACATGGAGCAGGGTCTTGCCTTCACTCTGGTTGAGGCTCctgaggagctcaagaagcagtaCGTGCCCCCCAACCACTTCGACGCCTGCAAGATCGCCGAGGTGCCCACCGTCGGAAACGCTGCTGGCAACGACACCGACTTCCTCAACCTGTCTGGCCAGAACCTGCAGGAGAAGGATCTGCCCGCCGGCTTCACTGCCCGAGGTATTGTTGCTCTTGTCTTCTCCTGTATCGCTGCCTTCCTCGGTATGGGAGCTGTGGCCTGGTACGGAGCCTCTGACATCAAGAACCAGGAGATTCGAATGATCCAGGAGTTTGAGCGAGAGGCCGGAGAGGAGGTTGACGGCGCCGAGTCTTTGCAGGACGTGCAGGACGAACCCGTTCACATTCCCCACCCCCACCTTCACCACAACAACGCCACCAACTAG
- a CDS encoding uncharacterized protein (Compare to YALI0D07304g, similar to uniprot|P40088 Saccharomyces cerevisiae YER145c FTR1 iron permease that mediates high-affinity iron uptake): protein MTADVFSVEVFFICFRECLEAAIVISVLLSFVKQGLGGGEDKTLYKKLLKQIWIGAAGGIVICLCIGGGFIGAYYSFEDDIWSKSEDLWEGIFSVIATILITVMGLAMLRINKMKEKWRMKIAKALLEDHQQVKGFKKFLNFRFYSKKYAMAILPFITTLREGVEAIVFIGGVAVGRPATAFPLAVFCGLLAGCACGYLIYRGGNMMSIQIFLIASTCFLYLIAAGLISRAVWYFQMYRFSLKTGGDVAEQGSGPGSYNVHEVVWHVNCCNPETDNGWEIFNALFGWQNSPTYGSVIIYNLYWLCIIGAIFAMLFQEKHGYYPGFKWAKRFQKKEYSKEEIDEMFHRAAATQINEAAQYHAGSSSEDLDKGVNDVESKGVDDISPGSSNPEVSRVQIEMTDKSQEK from the coding sequence ATGACTGCCGACGTCTTTTCCGTCGAAgtcttcttcatctgtTTCCGAGAATGTCTCGAGGCTGCCATTGTCATTTCGGTGCTCCTGTCCTTTGTCAAGCAGGGTCTTGGCGGCGGAGAGGACAAGACTCTCTACAAAAAGCTGCTTAAGCAGATCTGGATCGGTGCCGCTGGAGGCATTGTCATCTGTCTGTGTATCGGTGGAGGTTTCATCGGCGCCTACTACTCGTTTGAAGATGATATCTGGTCCAAGTCCGAGGATCTGTGGGAGGGTATCTTCTCCGTCATTGCTACCATTCTGATCACCGTTATGGGCCTGGCCATGCTGCGAATCAACAAGATGAAGGAAAAGTGGCGAATGAAGATCGCCAAGGCGCTGCTGGAAGACCACCAGCAAGTCAAGGGGTTCAAAAAGTTCCTCAACTTCCGCTTCTACTCCAAAAAGTACGCCATGGCCATTCTGCCTTTCATCACCACCCTTCGAGAGGGAGTCGAAGCCATTGTGTTCATTGGTGGAGTCGCTGTCGGTAGACCTGCCACCGCCTTCCCTCTCGCTGTCTTTTGCGGTCTTCTGGCCGGATGTGCCTGTGGATATCTCATTTACCGAGGAGGTAACATGATGTCTATTCAGATCTTCCTCATCGCCTCCACTTGCTTCCTCTATCTCATTGCCGCCGGTCTTATCTCTCGAGCCGTGTGGTACTTCCAGATGTACCGATTTTCGCTCAAGACTGGCGGGGACGTGGCCGAGCAGGGCTCCGGACCGGGCTCGTACAATGTCCACGAGGTGGTGTGGCACGTCAACTGCTGCAACCCCGAGACGGACAACGGCTGGGAGATTTTTAACGCTCTGTTTGGCTGGCAAAACTCCCCCACCTACGGCTCCGTCATCATCTACAACCTCTACTGGCTGTGCATCATTGGCGCCATCTTCGCCATGCTGTTCCAGGAGAAGCACGGCTACTACCCCGGCTTCAAGTGGGCCAAGCggttccagaagaaggagtactccaaggaggagattgatgaGATGTTCCACCGGGCCGCCGCCACCCAGATCAACGAGGCTGCCCAGTACCACGCCggctcgtcgtcagagGACCTCGACAAGGGCGTCAACGATGTGGAGAGCAAGGGCGTCGACGATATTTCTCCTggctcctccaaccccGAGGTGTCTCGAGTTCAGATCGAGATGACCGACAAGTCGCAGGAGAAATAA